Genomic window (Oncorhynchus masou masou isolate Uvic2021 chromosome 9, UVic_Omas_1.1, whole genome shotgun sequence):
CAGTACGTCCGCTGATTGAACCTGATTGTTTTTACATCCTTGTGTTGTAATTCACATCATTTCATTTTTTACATCCTATTAAACTGTGGTTATTTCTTGTAATGTGTTTTAGGAACAATGTTTTTCACATTTTACTTTGTGACTAGCATCTGCTTTCAAAGAAAATAGATGCAGCATTTTAGGGGGCAGCAAATCATGTTCTTTGAATGATTTGCAATTTGAACCGAATATAAATAAACATTTTGATCCTAAATTACTTTTGTTGCATCTCTTTTATTTATCTTATTGGAAAAAGGTGTATCAAAACTGATTAGAAGGGAGAACATTGAACATTCAGAATTAAGTGCGAAAGACTAGATGCTGTACACGGTGAGGCACACAACGCTTATTTCCTGCAAGATCACAAAGTCAGAGGCTGAAGTCAACAGAAGACACAGTGGAATATTTGTTTTAGTGGCTGTGGTGAAACTGAAAAAGACGAATTGTTGTGAAACCATGGCACAGTAAACAGAAGGAAACCCCTTTATTCCCCAGCTGTAGAGCTGCACTGCTGCCACACGCCCTTTTCAGGAATTCGGGAGGAGTGGTTTCAAATCACACaggctagacacacacacaagcacatactcacacacccacccaccctgcTATGCCTGCAGCTGGTTAAACCCTGCTGTTAGGCCTCTTCCTGTGAGGAGCTAAGCTCAGCTCAGTCATGAAGCGGCAGTTGGAGCTAGCGGCATTGGGCCTGGGCATTACAGGCTGGCTGTGCGCCATCCTCACCCGCTGCCTGCCCCTGTGGAAAGTCAGTGGCACTCTGGACAACTCCACAGCTACGCTGCCAGCATACTGGGATGGGGTGTGGCTGGAATGGGACCACTGGGACCTCAACCATGACGGTAGCCTCCACTGCTCCTTCTACCAGTCTTTGTTATCCCTCTCTGGAAACTTCCAAACATGGAGAAGCTTGATCATGGCTTCTATAGGTGCTGGAGCTTTTGCTGTGGTCATCAGTATCATTGGAGAGGTGTGGTTTCCGAAGAGGAATCAGGTGAAAGTTGTCTCCGGTGTGGTGTTTGTGCTGTCTGGAATACTGCTGCTTGTCCCTGTCGCTTGGACCTGCCACCACACTAATGAGCCACTGGAGGGCGCTGTGgtgctgaggagagactggggagctGCTCTGTACATAGGATGGATCTCCTTCTCTCTGACGGTAGTAGGGGGAGGGTTTCTCAGTACTAGATGCCTCATGTTCCAGCAGCAGGATGAGTCAGAAAGAGGGAGTTACCCTCCAGGTTATCCTGTGGCAGAGCAGGAGCCAACCAACCCCCTGGATACTATCCACAGGACTGCTTTTAGACACAGCCAGTATGCTCGGGCAACAACACAGCCTTCATGAGAAGATGCAATCACTCTGAGGGCCTTGTGTGAGGAACCTTCCACCTATGAATTATTCTTCTGTGAAATTCTACCTAAAATGCATGTGTACTAGGTATGAATTGAATTCTAGGTAGGTACTATAGACAATGTTAGAAGTCATTCTTCTAATGCAATGAAGCACTTTGAAAGATGTTGAAGCATTTATAATAGGGGTAAAGGTGTAGCACTACCCATGGAGAGTTAATTGCGCTTTCAACTGTAATAATGTTGTCAACTTGCTTAATTTTTGTATTGGTGGTGAGGGTTAAGCATCTAAGTgttacattgccttcagaaagtattcacaccccttgactttttccacaatttgttgtgttacagcctgaattaaacaattattaaatttagattttgtgtcactggcctacacacaatgccccatatgtcaaagtggaattctgttttttatAGATTGATaagaaatgaaaagctgaaacgttttgagtcaatacgtattcaacctgtgttatggcaagcctaaatacacaTTTAGAAGTACACATTTGGTTAACAAGTCACATGAGCTGCATGGACTAGTGTTtcacatgatttttgaataactacctcatctctgtaccccacacatctcTGCCCCAATTATTTGTAAGGGCCCtcagtcgagtagtgaatttcaaacacagattcaaccaccaagacaagggaggttttccaatgcctagcaatgaagggcacctattggtaaatgggTCAAAAataaagcagacactgaatatctctttgagaatgcttcagagttcaagtaacagacacaactcAACATCCAACGGTTCAGGAGACCGTGtgagtcaggccttcatggtcgaattgctgcaaagaatcacctctaaaggacaccaataagaagacgagacttgcttgggccaagaaacatgagcaatggaaattagacctgtggaaaactgtcctttggtctgatgagtccaaattggagttTCAGTTCCacccgctgtgtctttgtgagatgtagagtagatgaacagatgatctccgcatgtgtggttcccaccgtgaagcatggaggaggtgtgatggtgctttgctggtgacactgtgatttatttagaattcaaggcacacttaaccagcatggctaccacagcatttcgcagcaatacaccatcccatctggtttgtgcttagtgcgacaatcatttgtttttcaacaggataatgactcAAAACACATCTTCAGGCTGTATAAGGGCCATTTGACCGagaaggagagtgacggagtgatgcatcagatgacctggcctccacaatcacccaacctcaacccaattgagatggttaggaatgagttggaccgcagtgattgaaaagcagccaataagtgctcagcatatgtgggaactccttcaagactgttggaaaaatcagtcctcatgaagctggttgatagaattccaatagtgtgcaaagatgtcaagTCAAAGTgtggctactctgaagaatctcaaatataaaatatattttaatttaacactttttggcttactacatgattccatgtgttatttcatagtttctgTTTTCActgttattatacaatgtagaaaatagtacaaataaagttaaactcttgaatgagcaggtgtgcccaaacttttgaccggtactgtaaatcagcttgaaaatggctgtctagcaatgattaacaaccaGCTTGACAGAGCTTGTAGAACTTTTTCAATAagaaatgtgcaaatattgtataatccaggtgtgctaagctcttagagacttatcaagaaagactcacagctgtaatcgctgccaaaggtgaccaaaggtattgactcaggggtgtgaatacttacataaattagatatttctttatttaattttcaataaatttgctaacatttataaaaacatgtcttcactttgtcattatggggtaatgtgtgtagatgggtgagaaaaacaatctacaaaatgtggaataagtcaaagggtatgaatactttctgaaggcactgtacaattTCTGCTCGAGTAATGTCAGTAATACATTCTTGATATTGCCCCTTTACCTGCATAAACTTGACATAGGGCTATTGATTTAGTTTTTGGAGAGACAATGCTATAGTAATCacaaaaatgaataaaaacaatggaattattacatttttatttgcaATTGTTTATAAGGAAAGACTCGTGAAAGAATATATAAATTAAGGGGTTATTATTATTAACtagtaataataaaatatgacttcATAAGTATGGTGAAATGCCACACTGGGTAAAATGAAAGGCAGGGTCAAAATCATATTAATTACTTGAGTAGAAGTTGACTTACAAAAATAACTCAATTCAATTATATAGACATTTTTTGTTCATAAGCAAAGGTCACATTCAAGTGGTGCATGCACATGATTGCAGCAAAAAGCCCTGGCAAGATAGCTATACACTGTTGTCAGGGCCTTGACAAACTTAGCAGTGAGTGATGACCATGGAAAAACACAAGACTGATGGCTATAGCTATGTTCAACAAGTATATTATTCTTCTGGCTTTATCTAGCTCCCTTTGTGATATTTTACCTTGCCTTGATGGCTTACTAGGTAATCAATCCTCCGATGTTGTAGATGTTAACCATCTGATTACGTGTTTATTAACTTGCACAAGCTGCGTTTGATGTTGCATGGGTCAATATAATGATTGAAAATGGCGTGTCAGTGTTTGCCAAAACTCATAATATGTAGTGAAAAACTGGTCAATACCTGACAAGCCTCAAACTTGTTTTGTAAACTAAAGAAATACAGAGCATCTCAATGTTTGAGTTCAGGTTTCCATCAACCTCCAGCTAAAGCATCATGCAACTTACAAGAGGTCATACATCCAGCAATCGAGACCCAGAAGCAAATCAGCTGTCACGAGACTATACATCCAGTAGTTGTACGTAGGGCAGGAAAAAATATATTCTGTTCAGTTAAATAATTATCTTCAAATAAACAGAGGCTGGAAATAAGAAGGGATCCATTGGTATTAGAAATAGCGGTCTCTTTAATGAAGGGTTTGCAGTTTGTGTGGCAACGGCGGTGGTAAGATAGTGTATGTATGTAGTCCTATAGGGCTCTGTGTGAAGGTTATTCCAGCCTCTCGTCTCCCTCTTCCACATCCTTCAGACTGAGCACCTCCAGGGAACCTTTACCTTTCGTCTCACAGCGGATCAACTCATCTATCTCCCTGAAGCAGCCTGGGTCCACCAGACATACctggaggatggggagagaaatatatatagaaagagggggagggagagactgctTGTTGTTGCATTACTTGAACTATTTACTACTCAATACAATGTATTCCAAATTCGTTTGGATATGTCTAGATAAGATATAACCATTTTAGTTAAGAGcaagggtgtcaaactcattccatggaggaccTAGTGTCTACATGTTATTATTTTTTCCATTCAATTAAGACCTTAACAACCAGGCGAGGGGAGCTCTTCACTAATTAGTGACctcaattaatcaatcaagttTTCTCAAGAgagaaaacccgcagacactcagcCCAACGTGGAAAGAGATTGACACATGCACTTTAGAGACACACAGTGTAGGTCAGTATAAACCAGAGGGATCTGTCTCTCACCATCTCTAGCTGGTCGTCAAAGTCTTCACTTTCCACCACCTTGAGGAGGGGTTTGAGTTTCTCCTTCAGCCTCTTGCCCTCCTTGGCCGGCAGCACCAGCCTCAGCCTCATGTGGGCCCTCTGGATCTCTATGGAATCCTTCAGCTGCCTGATCACCTCCAGAGCCTAGGAACAAACAAAGAGCTGTTAGATTCATCGGCATTAGCATGACAAAGACTCATTTGTTGGTACATACTAAAAGCCATCCATGGAAGTATTCTGGTTTATGTAGCTAAACAACATACAGGTTCAGAATGTTTGACATGAAAGATCAAACTCTTCACATTTGAAGGGAATAATTTATGGCTAAATCTTGCCACAGCTTGTACCCACAGTATGCACAGTGAGTGAGCATTAAAAACAAAGCCGGTCATTCATGTTTCCTTGCCAAAATTAAAATAAGGAAAATGTCTAGACTCCAGTGTACTGTAGCAACAACACTGTGTCCCAGCCCTACCTGCTGCTTGGTGCTCTTGTTGGCCTTGACAGAGTAGTGGATATCCTTCATGGCCCGCTCTATGAGGTTGACTGTGTATGGTCGCTTGGTCTCTGGGTTCACACACTTCTCCGCCACGATGGTTGCAATGTCTCTGAAACTTGTCTCTAATTGGCTCTGCCTCTCCTTATCTGAAACCTGGAGTTCTCCTTTAGCTAAAATCTGACCGACAAAGAAAAAGACAAATACAGAATAGGCAAATATCATAGCAATACATAATGTTGAATGAATGTGTGTAACATTAGTTACTGGTGTTTGTATTTGTCAATGTATTTACTTCTTTGCATATCTCTGTCAGGTCATCTGTTCCAAAGGCTTTTGACAGATCATCTTTCTTGGCAACCTGACCCTTGGAAACATTATTGAAAACAGAACTGGTCTGCAACACTTCATCCAGGTCCTTCTCTCTGTGTAATTGGCAAATGGAAATTGCATGGAGATGTATTAAGTGTTTACAGTAAGTTTTGCTATCACTGTTTCCTGGTTTTGGGGACCCAAAGGGGTACACATTTTTCCCCTAGCAAtacacacctgattccactaatcAAAGGTGTGACAATGAGTTGGTTAGTGGAATCAGATTaatagtgctagggcaaaaatgTGCAtcctttgggtccccaggaccaggatagAAGCACTGTGCTAAATGCTTTCAATACCTAAAACCAAATATTGTATGAACTCTGAGCAGCTACTGGATTTGGTTCTGGGGGCGGTCGATGGAGTGTCCCATTTTTTTTCTTATTCAAAAGATGCCAGAAGCAACACACATGGCACATAGACTGTTCCTCAGATCCTCATTATTCTACAGCCTCTCGACACTGGGTAAGAATATGATGCAAGATTCAAGGCCAGTGATAGGTCATGACTTGCTCCTCCGAAACAGCACAACTTGTTTATATACATATTTAGTTACATTCGGAGCTCATTATCAATAAATCAAAGATGAAAACAAACTACCATTAGTCTGACATACTCGTAGTGTTTGATGTGTGCCTCGGTGGGTATCAAACAGATCTAGCTAGCTattatagctagctagccaaattCCTTAACACTCACGCTCCAGATCTCCAGCTCATCACTTTATTTTTGTAGCAGGCGATTTCAAATCGTTTTCCTCCCTTTTTCATCCTCACCACCGCCACATTTGTGAGTCGGATCTGGTTTGTTGGTGTAAATATAGACATATTTCTGCTTTACAAAACAGAGTAATCTGTCAGTAAAGCGATAAATTTCTTGCGGCGTTGGTGTGCTATGAGTTTCACATAAATTTTGCCGGACTGAAACGCATATTAGGTACAAAGGTTCCGGATTTTTGTTGATCTTCTTCGATGGGGTTTAATATTTTGCATTGCTGTCACCTACTACACTGGAGTAAAACTGCCTTATACTTCgcttgaaaaataaataaacaaataccctaccatctaactTTACCCTCACAAAAAATACagcaccctactccactatttaaatcaaTTTAGTCCTACCTTTTgccaacaacctgaaaggatgggacatcaCCACGTAACACTTatcctgtaactcttctgacgtCAAGTCTCGCACACTCaaatacttctctgcagctgccaccacagcTTCAATTTT
Coding sequences:
- the LOC135546420 gene encoding claudin-4-like, which encodes MKRQLELAALGLGITGWLCAILTRCLPLWKVSGTLDNSTATLPAYWDGVWLEWDHWDLNHDGSLHCSFYQSLLSLSGNFQTWRSLIMASIGAGAFAVVISIIGEVWFPKRNQVKVVSGVVFVLSGILLLVPVAWTCHHTNEPLEGAVVLRRDWGAALYIGWISFSLTVVGGGFLSTRCLMFQQQDESERGSYPPGYPVAEQEPTNPLDTIHRTAFRHSQYARATTQPS
- the LOC135546419 gene encoding ribosome maturation protein SBDS-like; the encoded protein is MSIFTPTNQIRLTNVAVVRMKKGGKRFEIACYKNKVMSWRSGAEKDLDEVLQTSSVFNNVSKGQVAKKDDLSKAFGTDDLTEICKEILAKGELQVSDKERQSQLETSFRDIATIVAEKCVNPETKRPYTVNLIERAMKDIHYSVKANKSTKQQALEVIRQLKDSIEIQRAHMRLRLVLPAKEGKRLKEKLKPLLKVVESEDFDDQLEMVCLVDPGCFREIDELIRCETKGKGSLEVLSLKDVEEGDERLE